A window of Rhipicephalus microplus isolate Deutch F79 chromosome X, USDA_Rmic, whole genome shotgun sequence genomic DNA:
AGCTacctgcgatacagtagtggCGCAGGTGGAAATCTTACTCCTTCTCGCATTCTGTCGCGAGAAGCTATGGCAAGCTGTCCATATGCAAGGAAACAGAAAATGAACGCAGTGATTGTGCCAACAGGAAAAGCAAGAAAGTTGCAAGGACACAATCAGTGCCATCTGTCGGATAAACCATTGAATAACGAGAGATGTCACCATGTTCCTGCAGGGGGTTTTCAGATTTACAGGCACGACAAGCCCCCATTGCCCCAGCGCCATTTATGCTACATCTTCACCGCATGCATTCTCGTTAAAGTAAGGCTAAAGGCGTAACTAGAGTGGCTTGATGTTTTAACGCAGTAGCGTTACAGCGCATGCTCAAAGAAAACTTGCTTTTGTGAAGATTAGGAACACATCATTCCATGTTTTACCTATTGATTTCCAGAAAAGCGTCGTTTATTCGGACTCGTCGCCATAAAATATTCGTTAATTCGAGTTGATGAACAACTGAAACTAATTACTATCATCCGGGAAGTATAAATTCATTCGTTATATCTGGGAATTTATGAAATCATGTATCCTTAGATCTACTTTTTACTGTAATTTGTTCCCCCGTGACCAATTCTACCGATTGCAAGGTCGTTTTATCGTGTAGGCCTagggcaaaattaaaaaaaatattgcaaaatTGAAAGAAATCTAAATGGCGCAAAATACAGGATGATTTGGTTTAAAAAGCAGAAAAGTATCTTTTCTAGCAAACAACCTGAATAGTTGCATGTGAGACGTTTTTGATATTATTTAGAATGACAATTCATTGATATGGTATGTATCTTGCATGAATTGCGCATAGATATTGCTCCATATGAGTTCAGTAGAAGCTGCCGCAGAATATCTTAGAGAAAGTTATAAATGAAGAAGAAAACCACCTCTTCCTTATAGATCATTAGCGAGACTAGCAACGTAGGTATACAGTCTAGCGCAATTTGAAGTTCATCGTGCGAGCATCGACCGGCCTAGCAGCGTACGGGCAAGGTGCAAGAATATATTTTTACACAGTGGCCTAGCGGCACGTTTCGAAAAAGTGAAAAGTTAGATAATGCAATCTCCTCTCCCTCATTGACTTTCCTGTGTTACAACAATCACCCCTGCAACGAACTCTGCATCCTTACTCTCTCGTGTAAGATTTTAATTCGTTGCTATCAAGCGTAGACTTTGTCGGCTTTTATCTACGGAGACGATAAGAAAACTGATGGGAAAGATATGATGAAGCTGGTGCTTGACACTGTTTTGTTTGAATGACTCACTAAGTCGCGCAAAATACATGACATATTGATTTTTCAAAATTGAAAAATGGCATCCCGAGGCAGGGGGGATCGCAGCCTAAGGAACAGCAAAAATAATAAGGGAAGTTTACCTGATACCTGAGATTCTAGGCCACTCTGCTGTTGTAGTTTTTCATTGACGCTCACGCGATAACCTTGAAATCTCACCCTTTTGTATACATagatgcaaacatcgtgaaaatGCGATGGTGTACAGTGTTTGTTTTTGTTCTCAGAAGCCGGAATGAGAAAAGGGTTATATTTCTGGAAGCAACAAATGTAATACCACTCGTTTCATGGCTGATTCCTCAGGCTGGGTTGCGCCAGGTTAAAAAggtcaaataatcaatcaatcgatcaatcatgGGGAATGAATGGGCTTACTAGTAAGTGTCGCTTTTTAAAGTTTAGATATATCAGGATATGAAATAACTATGGCAGCGTTTTCACACTCTTATTGGGTCATTTATTCAGGCAAAGTACTTAAAGCTTGGTGCTCTTACCCTCAACTTCTTTAATCAACTAGGAATGTTAGTAAAATGCATGCAGTGGGCAATACTTATGCTACACATTTTATATATGCGAAGGAAGCCCGCCAGTTGCAAGCGCATAGAAACTAAAGTTTTGTGCATTCCACACCAGGTCCTTTGATAGGAGTGAGAACCGCGGGCTTGCGATCAGTACGACACTAGTGTTTCTGCTTTTCCTATAAGCTCGACGTCCACGTTGCGTCATCTATGTCAAATATAAAAATGAAGTATGGAAACAACACGGTTTAAAACAAAACTTATACTTCACCCCAGCTGCGTTCACTGCGTCAGCGTTGTAAACAGCCTTGACCAAAACCGCTCCCACCATCGCAGCGGAAGAGCTGAAGATGGCCAGGTGGGCGATAGAGATGAAGACGTACAGGACAGATCCAAACGAATGGAATATGAGAAACTGCAAATAACACGTTCGAAACGCCCGAACAACATAATTAAACACATTAACATTCAttcaatgttttgttttgtttttattacaCAACACTTAATAGAGCCATGGCGCAACCCACTGGTCAAGTGGTGTATCATGTATATACCCCTCTCCTAAGTGTCTGTCTCTACTGCATGCAGATCGGTTTTGAGAAAAACCCGAAtatatggatgaatggatgaatgctCATGAAGGATAAAGATGGAACAGTATAGTGAGTGCACTGAAAATTCGTTGGTCCTGTGTTTGAATACCGGCCCAGGAAAGACTTCACTTCAGCAGCGTATATTTCTGAgaagcctctacactgggtttaaTTGTAGCTTGATGAAGCATACGGGTGGACGGCAATTATTTTACCACTTACACGGTCCTATTGCGTGTTTAAATGCTCTACCTGTACGTGAGATAGTGCCATTTGCCatacacaggaaaaaaaacataaaatatgGTATTAATCTAGCTGTCGCACGTGCAGGCCGTGACAATCGTTCCAAGCAGACACGTATACAATGGAATTTCGAACTGACGGGTGCTGTGTTGGTCACCGCAGTTCAATGGTTTTTCAATTCTGCTACTGCCGCGCAGCCCACTGGGAAGGTGTACGCCATATTCTGAAGCATTGCGAGTTGGCGAATTCAACACGGTGCGCACAAATAAACTAAGCTAGGCGTACGCTATTATGCCAGGTTTTGTACAACACATTTCGTCATGAAGAATTCACGTGCAGCGCACTCAAATCATTGAAGTAATACGCAACGCAATCACGTGCAGTGCCAGTACATGTAAAAGTAaatttttgtaaatagcttgaaAACCAATAAGAAACGCCACTTTCAAGCCACTCGTTGGCCTCACTGGCGGTCATAAACGCATTTAAAATCTggtttcaaaacagcgaaagtTATTAGCcagacacagtattaatgagaactgaagcacaatgatgccaagaaaagtataagtGATGTTACATAAATAATTGTAATGTATgtgggaagaaaaaaagtgagcgaAAAGATAACATGACACCAGCAGCATGctaacctgcgaccatcgaattaGGAGGTCGATGGAGCTTCACTCAGTATCTAGTAGAGATGAGACCGAAGTTGTAGCAGCACAAACTGAGCTATTGCATCCAGATAACGCACCAAATCACAACGCTCTCAGCAATCAGAATCGCGCCTTCATTTATCAACATGAATTTCATTATCCTATATAAAACAATCATTGTCTGCGTAGCACTTTGTCATGTATACTCTCTGTTTTGTTTATAAATTGagtgtaatttttttattacttGTACATATTTGCATGTTCAGTTTTATATTTCTGTATGTAATTTACATATGCATATTTGTATATTGACTGAAATTATTATTAAGAAACTTGCATTGTACACTTTTCGAATTACAGCCCTGGATCCATGTTCTTTGTACCTGCATATCCAAGTTGCATGGCCACATCCTATGGTCTCGCAAGAAACTTACAGTATTCAAAATATTTAAGtggatagataaataaataaacctctTTACTTTCCTTATCTGGTCTCCTGCGACTTTTTCCATTTCTTAGGCACAAAGAATTAATTGATCGATATATGTGGAGCTgaacgttccaaaatcaccatttgattttgagagacgccgtaacacaggactccgaaaattttgaccacctggagttctttaacgcgcacccaaatctcagcacatgggcctacagcactttcgcctccatcgaaaatgcagtcgctgccCCCAGGATTCAAtaccgcaacctgcaggtcagtaaCCGAGTagcttatccactagaccaccgcggtggagcccGAGCACAAAGGAAGTGTAAGTCGTTTTGACGGTAAGGATTTCCTCAAGAGGATTGTAACCATGAGTCTGGAAATAAATGGCGGAAGAATAATACCAGCCAAGCATGCGTGTAGGTGCGACGGAGATGGACAGAAAATACGTGTTACACCGAAGAACAATTACTTTAAAGAGTACATCAAAAAGCTTTCAGTTTGGCACATGAACAAACTGTCCGCGCCTCAGCTCGCTGTATTTGAGACAGATCTGCCTTGTATGCACACCTGCGTTGAAGGTTACACATTTAAACTGGTTAGTTGAGTCCGTGTTTGCCTTGAGTATTTCATCCGATGAGATGGCTTCCATGAAGTCGAATTCCGGGAGAGGCTTCGAAAATAACTTATTTTTATGGTATTACATATATACGAATTTTCATGGACGGCCTGACATGCCAATCGACTGCGTGAGTAATAGTTTTCATAGCAAATCAAATGAAGTAATACATGTGTACTTAGTGGATGAAACACTGCTGCACAATTCTGTTCTTCGAGGCAGTTCATTTTATAGGTCGGTGAACTAACTTattagtcgactcactcggactcactcaaactcagaatgacccgtgagtctgagtccgagtgaatcCTGTCGAATAAAAgcttcgtgagtgtgagtcctaGTGAGTTCGGATCAAGAAAGTTTTAGTGAGTCTGAGTcagagtgagtccaaagcgcaaaaaaaatggcagcatatccacggagtgaatgatggagagtggggcgaagcattcgtccgtccatgcgtccgtctgtgtcaccgtccatgcgtctgtttgtgcgcccgtccctgcgttctttcatgcatccgcccctgcgtccgttcatgcgtccatccatgcatctgtttgtgtgtccgttcgttcatctattcaacactccaagtcccaccatctcgcatctttttatcatatattccccatatagaagcaccgccatccagcggacattccaaggactaaacgagaggtggcacacgcacactttcttacggcctgcgctttgggtccacttcccacctttaaccacctcgagttcatggtatattctagttcactgtattcatggcactgcgaccaaacgctcgctaaacctttcgaaaaccaaggaggttacgcccagcgagtataacgtagcaacctttccctgtcagatagggctcaatttacatgccaatggctgctaatgagaaatgagagacaggagaattcggcttttactttcttacggcttgcgctccgtatctacttctcatttttaaccaccttgagttcattcatggtatatacaagttcattgtattcatggcactgcggctcaacgctcgctaaacctttctaaagctaaggaggttacacccagcgagtataatgtagcatccctttcttgtccgatagtgctcaatgtacatgccaatggctgctaatggggattgcagcgtgcgcgttgactaaaagccgaatgctcatgtctctcattccccattagcagccattggcatgtacattgagcactattttttattgttaaacaacgcacagaagaaatctctcactggcaccaccttggaggtcaagtgttatacctatttcgggtatgtgccactggtggttacatacgagggacgcccaagccacgccataaggagcttcgcccctaaaacatttcTTCAGTGAGTCTCAGCGAAGTTTCACTTTCTTTTATTGACATATGGTCCCATCATCAtattcagcattactatcagccttacctcgATTCACGTTTATACGCACGCCTACTCACAAGTATTCCGAAGGACTGTTCTATACACCAGTTATATATTTATAATTAGAGACGTGAATTACTTAGGAGGATGTCTTGAGCTCTCACTACGTAATTATTCATaaaatttcttgtttttttatatgtTATACTCTCATCTATTCCAAGAAAAATCACCTTACTGGTTTGGAAGCACTAAGAGTTAGTTTTAGAAGATACTATGTCCAGCATCAGCAAGAAGAGCACTGATTACGTGAGATATTAGCGTTAGGAAGCGTTCACACCACAGTCGAAGAAGCTAATTTTAGGCTTACGGACTTATGAGTCGACTCAGTCGGACTCACGCAGACTCACATCGAGCCGTGAGTCCAAGTCCGCGTTAATAATGGTTTgttgagtttgagtccgagtgagtccgcctgacgaaaattttcgtgagtgtgagtctgagGAAGTCCGGCTCAGGAAGattttcgtgagtctgagtccgagcgagtaCAAAGCATGAAATATCTTTCATGTGTGAGTTCTAGTGAGCTGCACAAGTTTTTCCGATCTGTGGTTCACTCTGCTCAACCAATGAACACTTTTGTATAGAAAGTGAAAACAAATAATTATGTAGTCAACGgtggcagccccgccgcggtggtcaagcgcctgaagtactcggctgctgaccccaggTTGCGAGATCCCAGCCtcgacggctgcatttttaatgaaggtgaaaattatgtaggcccgtgtgctcagatttgggagcacgttaaacaacctcaggtggtcgaaatttccggagccctccactacggcatttcttataatcatatggtggttttgggatgttaaatccctCATATCCATCATCAGTCAAATGCGGCATGTCATGTATGGCTGCGTTTGACTCCAGTAAGTTGTCTTTCAGAAATCGAGACCCATGTGGCTGAAAtgaaaactaaaaattcaaaattaGATGACCTGGACAACCTTCTTAAGGTCTACACAAACTCAATGAATTTCCAGGCCCGAAAGCTAACGGATCTTGAAGATCGAGGCAGacgttcaaacttgattgtttttgGTATCCCAGAACAGCCGGAAGAAACTGAATCTGATCTTAAAAAGAAAGTCGTCTCTGAAACATTTCACAGCAAGCTCGGCGTTAAATGCACTTCTGTTGCCCGGATTCATAGGCTTGGAAGATCAGGCTCGAATGGGCCGATTATCTTGTATCTTCAAGACTTCACCGAAAAGCTAGCTGTGCTGAAAAAGGCGAGCAACCTAAAGGGAACTAACATCTTTGTTCAGAACGACTACTCAAAGCAGACGTTGGCAAAACGTAAATTACTGTGGGAAAGTGCAAAAGCCGACAAAGAACAAGACAAGAAGGCATTTTTGGTGCATGATAAGTTGCGTGTAGGTGATGATCTGTTTATTTGGAATGACGTAACAAACAAACGTCAGTTAATTGGAAGCCGTCGGTGTGCCACGGCATCGCCTCAGTCTATCGGCAGTGCACCCGATAACGAAAGTACGGGTAGCAAGTGTTGACCAGCCGCGCAGAAGCAAGTTAGACTGATTAATATGAATGCTCGAAGCATTGGAAATAAAACCGAACAACTTGAGGCTGTACTTTTAGCATACAACCCTCATGTTGTTGTAATAACGGAAACGTGGCTCCACAGCGAAATGTGTGACCAAGACTTAGTGCCTCCAGCTTATGAAATGTACCGCAGAGATAGGGCCTCAAGAGGTGGTGGAGTTGCAGTACTTGTTAAAACAGGAATCACTGTCACCCGTTTACCGGACGTTGAAAGTACAGAAAGCATATGCCTGAGGCTTTCACTCTTCAATAAGTCTTTTGTATTGTATGCAGTGTACAGGCCGCCGAATTCGTCGCCGGATTATTTGTTTAACTTGAAAACCCATATGGAAAATTACAGTAATCAAAAGCTAATTGTCATCGGCGACTTCAATCTGCCTAATATTGACTGGAACCAAATGCAGTCGACATCAGATTTGATTAATGCAAATATACTGTTCGATATAATGCTTTCCCACAATCTCGCCCAAATTGTTCAGCAACCAACACGTGTTGGTAATGCTTCGTCCACGTTACTAGATCTTGTGTTCATGCATCGCACTATTCTTGATTGCTGTGTTTGTGTTGAACCCGGCTTATCTGATCACGACATGGTCACAGTTTCTTTTCCCTTGCATTGTAATCGCTCCAATAGCCCACCTAACTCTAAACAGGTCAAAACTTTTTCCCGTGCTAACGATACGAGCATCCAAGATTATCTTGAATGTGAATTGGTGCATTTTGATGGGGACGACGCTTCTGTTCTCTGGGATAAGTTTAAAAAACTATGCTTCCACTGCATTGAACGGTTTGTaccaaacaaaacgaaaaaaaccCCAAAGTTCACACCATGGATCACAAGGCCAATAATACAAATGAAGCGTAAAGCCAAGCGTTATCGGAAAAAAGGTGCTCCCGCTAACATTCTCAGGGAAATTCGTAACTCCCTCTCCGAAGCTATTAAAAGTGCcaagaatttttattttactgtcaAGTTGCAAAACTTCATCAAAGAGGACCCTAAAAAATTCGTGTATTTTATTAGGGACCGTAAAAGCTCTGTAAATCGAATCAAGTTTAACGGCACTATAATTGACAATCCCCAAACTATCGCGAAAAATTTCAACGACTATTTTCATAGTGTTTTTTCAACTTCTACCCTGCCTGTCTCAATTAGCATTGACGCTTCTGATTCAGATCCTAACCTCATTTCTTTCGATGGTGTCCTTAATTTACTGCTGCGATTAAAAGTTAAATCAACCCctggaccagacaacatacccaatgcatttctccggcgatatgccgaaatattggccaagtacattgttgtgatcttccgagcctcaataagttcagcaactttacccatcgattggaaattggcacgtgttctgccctttgtgaaaaagggggacccagagtgcataccaaactaccgtcccatttctatgacttccgcatgttgcgaaatgctagaacatataattgccactcgtataaacagcttcttagatgataaccacattttatctccctttcagcatggatttagaaaacggttttccacagtcacccagttggtctcagttattcatcacattgcttctatttcagacaaagctggtcaggtcgatgtactgtttttagatttcagtaaagcattcgaccgtgttccccataacaagctcatcgagaaattgcagactatagggcttccaaactacctagtatcctgggtgtctgcttacctgaacggccggaaacagtatgtcgacgtctgtggacagacatcacctcatctcccagtagattccggcgtaccgcagggtagtgttctaggtccgctgctgtttataatttattgcaatgatattgttaatgctattactgatccggttaaaataagacttttagcagacgactgcattattttcacagatgtacaatcgccagatgaccaggttgctctcgacactgccctgaacaatattctttcgtggtgtaacaaatggggcaTGGTGCTCAATTTCGATAAATCTCTTTGCCTTCGAATTACTAACAAGAAAAATCCCCTTCAGTTTTCCTATTCCTCCAAAAGCCAACCCTTAAAAGAAGTCagtcaatacaaatacctaggtataacgataacgaataagttgtcctggaatgcacacattgccgatgtttcgtcatcggctttccgtaaactgtgtcttttaaggcacaaactcagagacgccccgtcgcaagtgaaactattagcttataacactttaatacgtccaaagcttgaatacgcttgtattgtatgggatccgcatactaagtctaacatatattccctcgaaaagattcaaagacgagcagtgcgttttatttactcaaagtatggtcgtggtacatcagttacggaactaatgcgagataacgaattccagacgctacaatcgcggcgccagcttctccgtctaaaattcttggactcactaattaacaataaacttgagctagacccatcacattatgttaccccagtttcgaccaggcaaactcgtcattctcaagtccgatctttaactccgtattttgcgcggacagatttatttaagttttccttttttccgagaactgtaacagaatggaataacttgccttctgatttcctccaaaccttcgatcttgatgaacccaatgtttaattctgtgaatcttgaccccccccccctcccaatatcgcttgattttttttttttatgtttctcttctactcgctcttctcctacacagatgtattttagtcaagctgtgttactcatgtactgatcgcgtgctttctttgttttgatgtttatcttctactcgctctcctcttacacagatgtattttagtgaagctgtgtcactcatgtactgatattgtgtttgtgtttgtgcccctcctgcttgggccttttggcctgcagtatttcacaaataaaaaaataaaaatatataaatcCACCTCGCAACATATCGAACGGCAGTGCCACATATGGCCATATTTACAGCCATATACGACAACGGATAGCAACATGTGCAAGCATATATTCTGATACATGACTGAATAAAATTTACACCCATTGCAAAATACATAAGGTACCTAAGGATCGTCTCAAACAATGTTCGCGCCAAAATGAATTTTAGGCGgttgggaatgacgtacatgcttgtgatgtatttattagtgttagcttcgaaatgaaattttcagttgctagtaagcgcttgtctgtgtcctctctgagtgtgtgtatttttgcgcttgtttcttCATGGGTGAAAAGAAGTTCTAGAAAAAAAATCCCAGATGATTTCTGGATCAGGAGGttgttctcaaaaaaaaaaaacagaaagcgaAAGTTGAAGccccattgccccccccccccccgtcgctTTCTCTGCTATGCCTCTAATCATCTTGAGAACAGCACAGCAACATAGAGATGAAGGAACATACACCGatacggtttttttttctttgtcctcgtaTTGCTGCGCTCTTTCAGGATGAATAGCAACAGACTTGCTCGAATCTAAGTTCTGCTATACGTCCCTGATGTCAAACAGACAACCAGATGATCGAAGACGAAAGTTCTTGATGAGGTGCACTCGGAATTCATAGTCAAACAATCTAGCAAGTAGGCAAGTGTGAAAAGTAGCGTAAAGGTGCTGTAGAATGTCTCGCTTGAAAGAGATAAATATGTGATTGAATGATTGTTATGTGGGCTCTAATGTCCGAAAACCagcatatgatgatgagagacgccgtagtacagggctcaggaaatttcgtccaccttgGGCTCTTTAACGtccgcccaaatctgagcacacatgggtctacaacattttcgccttcattgaaaatgcagctccAATAGATTAATAAGTGTACAAAGAGCAAAATGGAATGAATCGCTGAAAAGATAATGAAGCAAAACTTACGAAGGTGGTCGTAGGCAGGACAGGCTTCGTCAGCATGCTTTCCGACAGTAGAATGAAAAAACACAGCAGCCAGTAGCAGAAGCTCAATGACATCAGGAGATTCAGAGAGGCAATGCCCACAGCTGAAGAGACCGTCAATGCATAGACGATGATTGACAACACctgcagaagaaaaaaatcaagaTGCCACGCACTCTCACTACCTTAAGATGCTGTGCTAGTTTATGTAGAAAAAAGGCAATGATAACATTGCGCTTCCTGCTGCTATTGGGCATGTTCCAAAAAACCCCAGAGCCTTATCTGGCAGTGCCACGACAACGTGTGAGCATACGTTTGTGGCCAAAATTGTAATTAACAATTTACTACGTAACTGATTTTGCTGAAGAGCATGTTGCCAGACGCTACTTAGACGACAACTGAATACTCATTCCAAAAAAAAGCCCTAAAGAAGCGAAAACATAGTTTCCATTCTTGAAAGTACTTTTAACTATGATGCAAAAATGCCAAACAAATTGAAAAAAGACTTTTAAAAAACGCTCAATTGTTTTCTAAAGCGAAAATATGCTCAAATATCAACAAAATCATGGGGCAACGTTTTAGAATTGTCTCCAGGACAGTCTCCATCCGGTAGATGACACGTTTGCCAATGCTTGATTAATGTTCTTGTTTTATTACGAATTTTCGACTTCAACACTAAACTATAGATGTGCACACGGGGGAGGGGCGTTGGGGGGGGGGCGATATCTGCACCATACATTGACTTAACAGAACGGGGAAGGAGGGGGGGGCTGCGATTAACATTCGCGGGGATGGGAGACTTTGCGTATACCTATGCACTAACTACGCCAAATCAAGCACGCTATTGGGAAGAGTCAACGAGCGCTGGTGAGTGCCATGATCTTTAAGATAGCTATATTTGCTGGGAAAAATGTGAATCAACTCAAAGAGAGGCGACAAGTGACCAGACAGCTCTACAAGCGACTCAGCGAAAAAAGAGGCCCAAATCCGCCTATTACAAGAAGAACTGGCAACTCTGCTAAAGAGCCACATGTGCAGCAAGGCTGGACAAGAACCTAATTCAAAGTGTCTGGTATGAAGCAAAATAGGTTCCGGAATAAAAATCAACACTACAGTTAAAGGGGTCATAAACCATCGAACCTCGAACTTGGCGAAAAAAGAAATCCCGTAGAGAGCAGATACTGCTATGAACAGCTTAGTCAAATTTTTGCAGTCATGCGCGGGAAGCAGAGTTTCGAAGTGGACGTGAAGTTGTCATTTTCTCAGACAACCTCTTGTCACGTACAGTCCTGCGCTCAGTCTCTACAAGCTGCCGGCACCTGCTGCTTGACATCGAAGGACATAATTCAAGCTATTGGCCAACAGCGGAGAAGAGCATCGTTTAGATAAGACGTGCTTCTGGCCATGGAGTGACACGTTCCATAGTCCGCTAAAATTAGACAATAGCCCCACTATGGCGTGCACAGGAATAAAACAGGGTGATCGCGTTTTATCAAGCGTGCACAAGGTCATCACGCGCACTCATGACTTCTTTCTCTCGTGCCATCCCATCATGTGTATATCCAGCACACTCGTCGGGAAGCTCTTTGACGCCGCTCAGTTTTGACGGAATCAAGAATT
This region includes:
- the LOC119177318 gene encoding uncharacterized protein LOC119177318, with the protein product MSMALSPTQVTITTGPSVPPSSPGLRFHLNVSFVTSLDGLLTVSEMVLSIIVYALTVSSAVGIASLNLLMSLSFCYWLLCFFILLSESMLTKPVLPTTTFFLIFHSFGSVLYVFISIAHLAIFSSSAAMVGAVLVKAVYNADAVNAAGAMGLIAGAAHLFHTALIIKKMIS